A window of the Cannabis sativa cultivar Pink pepper isolate KNU-18-1 chromosome X, ASM2916894v1, whole genome shotgun sequence genome harbors these coding sequences:
- the LOC115703050 gene encoding leucine-rich repeat protein 2, translated as MAFLSLSLFLSFAFLLLSPAISTNSEGSALHAMRNRLSDPTNVLQSWDPTLVNPCTWFHVSCDNNNHVIRLDLGNSNISGTLGSELGELKHLQYLELYMNDISGKIPEELGNLKNLVSMDLYNNKFEGKIPKSFSKLNSLKFLRVNNNKLSGTIPRELTKLSNLKVFDVSNNDLCGTIPVDGPFTTFPMESFENTRLSGPELKGLAPYDFGC; from the exons ATGGCGTTTCTTtccctttctctctttctctcctttgccTTTCTTCTACTCTCTCCTGCCATCTCCACAAATTCTGAAG GAAGTGCTTTGCATGCTATGAGAAACAGACTATCTGACCCCACCAATGTTCTGCAAAGCTGGGACCCAACTCTGGTCAATCCTTGCACCTGGTTCCATGTTTCCTGTGATAACAATAACCATGTGATCCGTTT ggatttgggaaattctaacaTTTCTGGGACTTTGGGGTCTGAGCTTGGTGAACTCAAACATCTTCAGTACTT GGAGCTTTACATGAATGACATAAGTGGAAAAATTCCAGAGGAGTTGGGCAATTTGAAAAATCTAGTCAGCATGGATCTTTATAACAACAAATTTGAAGGAAAAATTCCCAAGTCTTTTTCCAAATTGAACTCACTCAAGTTTCT ACGAGTAAACAACAACAAACTGTCTGGAACAATCCCTAGGGAGCTCACTAAACTCTCTAATCTGAAAGTCTT TGATGTCTCCAACAATGATCTGTGTGGAACAATACCTGTTGATGGCCCTTTCACTACATTTCCCATGGAAAG TTTCGAAAACACCAGGCTGAGTGGACCGGAGCTCAAAGGATTGGCGCCCTATGACTTTGGATGCTGA
- the LOC115703052 gene encoding uncharacterized protein At2g23090: MGGGNGQKAKMAREKNLEKQKAAKGSQLEANKKAMNIQCKVCMQTFVCTTTEVKCREHAEAKHPKADVFTCFPHLKK; the protein is encoded by the exons ATGGGCGGAGGCAATGGGCAGAAGGCTAAGATGGCCCGTGAGAAGAATTTGGAGAAGCAGAAGGCTGCCAAAg GTAGTCAACTTGAGGCAAACAAGAAAGCTATGAACATACAG TGCAAGGTGTGCATGCAGACATTTGTGTGTACCACGACGGAGGTGAAATGTCGAGAACACGCTGAAGCGAAGCACCCTAAGGCTGATGTGTTTACTTGTTTCCCACACCTAAAGAAATGA